A stretch of Paraburkholderia phenazinium DNA encodes these proteins:
- a CDS encoding molybdopterin cofactor-binding domain-containing protein gives MTGPDVSVERQPLSRQQLDDMQNVLVVVRPPQAPVKPAIGQPGSRSSFVPTLADVFLVVRGDGSVVAFNGHVDLGTGIGTALAQIVAEELDVPLTRVSVVLGHTTEAPNQGPTIASATIQISAVPLRLAAAQARQYLVGQAALRFGVGAQTLEVRDGIVHRRGDDRAQGIGYGELIAGRRIELTLAADTPLKPPEAYRIVGKSTARIDIPAKAIGELMFVHDVRLPGMLHGRVVRPPYAGVAQGDFIGNSLLHVDEESVRDLPGIVKVVVIRDFIGIVAVREEVAQEAVKRLDVQWKTVEGLPALETSEEVEAALRANPSTRRDLLIEGDVDAALAQADNTLERTYVWPFQMHASIGPSCAVADYRDGVLKVWSGTQNPHSLRADLALLMSLEETQIEVVRMDAAGCYGRNCADDVAADAALLSRAMGSPVRVQLSREDEHRWEPKGAAQLMDVRGAVDANGLLTGYDFSTRYPSNDAPTLGLLLTGAISPQPQVFEMGDRTSVPPYDYRTMRIVCDDTPPIVRASWLRGVSALPNTFAHESFIDELAADAGVDPVEFRLQHLTDPRAIDLVKAVAAKAGWEPRNVALKAQDAEEEEGDIARGRGFAYARYVHSKFPGFGAAWAAWVADIEVNRKSGELAVTRVVVGQDTGTMVNPDGVRHQIHGNVIQATSRALKERVTFGKNEVTSQEWGAYPILTFREVPVIEVVMMPRHGEPPMGTGESASLPGAAAIANALFDATGVRFRRPPFTPEVIRAALADGPAQAAAAATARRKKRWRFGFLGALAAGTAGWLSMASFAPQPIAPITPPLATSFAPGLIARGKLLASLGDCAVCHTAHNGVPNAGGLALDTPFGTIYTTNITSDEQTGIGNWSFDAFARAMRKGIHRDGRHLYPAFPYTSFKNVSDDDLQALYAYLMSQTPVRSRPPETKLAFPFSVRPLMAAWNTMFLKRNTFTQEATQTAQWNRGAYLVNGLGHCSACHTPRNAFGAEKTGAAFLGGGIAEGWEAPALTTLSNAPVPWTEDELFSYLRFGHAPLHGVAAGPMGPVVSELASLPDSDIRAMANYLASLNPAGPNANPEALAREYEQASAATPTASSMGARLFDGACAACHHTGSGPTLFGAHPSLALNTNLHSAAPDNLIRVILDGINSPARPELGTMPAYRDSFNDAQVAELVSYLRQQFAGGRPAWQDVEASVARIRATSRAD, from the coding sequence ATGACAGGGCCGGACGTGAGCGTCGAGCGTCAGCCTCTGTCGCGGCAGCAGCTCGACGACATGCAGAACGTGCTGGTCGTCGTACGGCCGCCGCAAGCGCCGGTAAAACCCGCGATCGGGCAACCTGGGTCGCGCTCATCGTTTGTGCCGACATTGGCCGATGTGTTCCTCGTCGTGCGTGGCGACGGCAGCGTGGTGGCGTTTAACGGCCACGTCGATCTGGGGACGGGCATCGGCACGGCGCTCGCCCAGATCGTCGCCGAAGAGCTCGATGTGCCGCTCACGCGTGTCTCGGTCGTGCTCGGTCACACCACCGAGGCGCCAAATCAGGGGCCAACCATTGCGAGCGCAACGATCCAGATTTCCGCCGTGCCGCTGCGTCTGGCCGCGGCGCAGGCGCGGCAGTACCTGGTCGGGCAAGCAGCGTTGCGCTTTGGCGTCGGCGCGCAGACGCTGGAGGTTCGCGATGGCATCGTGCATCGTCGTGGCGACGACCGGGCGCAAGGAATCGGTTATGGCGAACTGATCGCTGGGCGGCGTATCGAGCTGACGCTAGCAGCGGATACGCCTTTGAAGCCGCCTGAGGCGTATCGGATCGTCGGCAAAAGCACTGCGCGCATCGACATTCCGGCCAAGGCGATCGGCGAACTGATGTTCGTGCATGACGTGCGTCTGCCGGGCATGTTGCACGGCCGGGTAGTGCGGCCGCCCTATGCGGGCGTCGCGCAAGGCGACTTTATCGGCAACAGCCTGCTGCACGTCGACGAAGAATCTGTGCGCGATCTGCCGGGTATCGTCAAAGTGGTCGTGATCCGCGATTTCATAGGCATCGTCGCGGTGCGCGAGGAGGTCGCGCAGGAGGCGGTGAAACGGCTCGACGTGCAGTGGAAAACAGTGGAAGGCCTGCCGGCGCTCGAAACCAGCGAGGAGGTCGAGGCCGCCTTGCGCGCCAATCCCTCGACGCGCCGCGATCTGCTGATCGAAGGTGATGTCGACGCGGCGCTGGCGCAAGCGGACAACACGCTCGAACGCACGTACGTCTGGCCGTTCCAGATGCATGCGTCGATCGGACCGTCGTGTGCGGTGGCCGACTATCGCGACGGTGTGCTTAAGGTCTGGTCCGGTACACAGAACCCGCATTCGCTGCGCGCGGATCTGGCGTTGCTGATGTCGCTGGAAGAAACGCAGATTGAAGTGGTGCGCATGGACGCTGCCGGTTGCTACGGTCGCAATTGTGCCGACGACGTAGCCGCGGATGCCGCTTTGCTCTCCCGTGCGATGGGCAGTCCAGTGCGCGTGCAACTGTCTCGCGAAGACGAACACCGGTGGGAACCGAAAGGCGCGGCGCAATTGATGGACGTGCGTGGCGCTGTGGATGCGAATGGCCTGCTCACGGGCTACGACTTCTCCACGCGTTACCCCTCGAACGATGCACCCACACTTGGGCTGCTGTTGACCGGAGCGATCTCGCCGCAGCCGCAGGTGTTCGAAATGGGCGACCGCACGTCCGTTCCGCCCTATGACTACCGCACGATGCGTATCGTTTGCGACGACACGCCGCCGATTGTCCGGGCCTCGTGGTTGCGTGGCGTGTCGGCGTTGCCCAACACGTTTGCACACGAATCGTTCATCGACGAACTGGCCGCCGACGCGGGTGTCGATCCGGTCGAGTTCCGTCTGCAGCATTTGACGGATCCGCGCGCGATCGATCTCGTCAAAGCCGTTGCAGCGAAAGCTGGCTGGGAACCCCGCAACGTCGCGCTCAAAGCGCAAGACGCAGAGGAAGAGGAAGGCGACATCGCGCGCGGCAGAGGCTTCGCTTACGCGCGCTACGTGCACAGTAAATTCCCCGGCTTTGGCGCGGCATGGGCCGCGTGGGTCGCGGATATCGAGGTGAATCGCAAGAGCGGCGAACTGGCGGTGACGCGTGTGGTAGTCGGTCAGGACACCGGAACGATGGTGAATCCAGATGGTGTCCGTCACCAGATTCACGGCAACGTGATCCAGGCGACGAGCCGCGCGTTGAAAGAGCGCGTGACTTTCGGCAAGAACGAAGTGACGAGCCAGGAGTGGGGCGCGTATCCGATCCTGACGTTCCGCGAGGTGCCGGTCATCGAGGTGGTGATGATGCCGCGCCACGGCGAGCCGCCCATGGGTACGGGCGAATCGGCGTCGCTGCCTGGTGCGGCTGCGATTGCAAACGCGCTGTTCGATGCGACGGGTGTGCGGTTTCGCAGGCCGCCGTTCACGCCGGAAGTGATTCGGGCCGCGCTCGCCGACGGCCCGGCGCAGGCGGCCGCGGCCGCAACCGCGCGCAGGAAAAAGCGCTGGCGTTTCGGTTTCCTCGGCGCATTGGCTGCAGGTACCGCGGGCTGGTTAAGCATGGCCTCGTTCGCACCTCAGCCGATTGCCCCGATCACACCGCCTCTAGCGACTTCGTTTGCACCCGGGTTGATCGCACGCGGCAAACTGCTCGCCTCGCTCGGTGACTGCGCCGTCTGCCACACGGCACACAACGGCGTGCCGAACGCGGGAGGTCTCGCGCTGGATACACCGTTCGGCACGATCTACACCACGAATATCACGTCGGATGAGCAGACGGGCATCGGCAACTGGTCGTTCGACGCGTTTGCACGGGCGATGCGCAAGGGCATCCATCGCGATGGACGGCACCTATACCCCGCTTTCCCGTACACGTCGTTCAAGAACGTATCGGACGATGACCTTCAGGCGTTGTATGCCTACCTGATGTCGCAAACGCCGGTACGCTCACGTCCGCCTGAAACGAAGCTGGCGTTTCCCTTCAGCGTGCGGCCCCTGATGGCCGCATGGAACACCATGTTTCTGAAGCGCAATACGTTCACGCAGGAGGCAACGCAAACCGCGCAATGGAATCGCGGAGCCTATCTGGTCAACGGCCTCGGCCATTGCAGCGCATGTCATACACCGCGCAATGCATTCGGCGCCGAGAAAACTGGCGCGGCGTTTCTTGGCGGCGGTATAGCGGAAGGCTGGGAAGCGCCTGCGTTGACGACACTTTCGAATGCGCCCGTGCCGTGGACCGAAGACGAACTGTTCAGCTATCTGCGCTTTGGGCACGCGCCGCTGCATGGCGTAGCGGCCGGCCCGATGGGACCGGTCGTCAGCGAGCTGGCTTCCTTGCCGGACAGCGATATCCGCGCCATGGCGAATTACCTTGCCTCGCTGAACCCCGCGGGTCCTAATGCGAATCCAGAAGCGCTGGCGCGCGAATACGAGCAGGCCAGCGCGGCTACGCCCACGGCGTCGAGCATGGGCGCACGGCTGTTCGACGGCGCCTGCGCGGCGTGCCATCACACCGGCAGTGGACCGACGCTATTCGGTGCGCATCCGTCGCTCGCGCTTAACACGAATCTGCATAGCGCAGCGCCCGATAATCTGATTCGCGTGATTCTGGACGGCATCAACTCGCCTGCACGGCCCGAACTCGGTACGATGCCGGCTTACCGCGACAGTTTCAACGACGCCCAGGTAGCCGAACTCGTGTCGTACCTGCGTCAGCAATTCGCGGGCGGCAGGCCCGCATGGCAAGACGTCGAGGCAAGCGTGGCGCGTATTCGCGCGACATCGCGCGCCGATTGA
- a CDS encoding NupC/NupG family nucleoside CNT transporter, with protein sequence MDILRSLCGIVFLLLIAYVLSTNRSGIRLRTLIPALLAQVSIGALVLFVPLGSAALAAAARGVNNVLQMGDRGVSFMFGGLVDAKMFQLFGGGGFVFALRVLPMIIFVTALIAVLYHIGVMKWIINGLGVVFEKLLAVTRVEACSAVATIFLGQSEMPAFVKPFVREMTGAELFAVMSSGMASVAGSVLAGYAGLGVNLEYLLAASFMAIPGGLLFAKLIFPTTEPSRVVLEGLHFDERKSANVIEAAAAGASIGLRIAINVGAMLIAFIGLIALLNSTVSGIAGLFGHPQITLQSILGWVFAPLAWLIGVPWQDAPLAGNFIGEKLILNEFVAYVDLSPYLKGAQSVAAAGLQVLDPKTLAIVSFALCGFANFSSIAILTGGFSAVAAERRAEVARYGLRVVAAATLSNLMSAAIAGIFLSFH encoded by the coding sequence GTGGATATCTTACGCAGTCTGTGTGGCATTGTTTTTCTGTTGCTGATCGCTTATGTGTTGTCGACCAATCGAAGTGGTATCCGTTTGCGCACGCTGATTCCCGCGCTCCTCGCGCAGGTGTCGATCGGTGCGCTAGTGCTGTTCGTACCGCTTGGCAGCGCAGCGCTGGCGGCCGCCGCGCGTGGTGTCAACAATGTGCTGCAGATGGGCGACCGCGGCGTGTCGTTCATGTTCGGCGGCCTCGTCGACGCAAAGATGTTCCAGCTCTTCGGCGGTGGCGGCTTCGTTTTCGCGTTGCGTGTGCTTCCCATGATCATCTTCGTCACCGCGCTGATTGCGGTGCTGTACCACATCGGCGTGATGAAGTGGATCATCAACGGCCTCGGTGTCGTGTTCGAGAAGCTGCTGGCTGTGACCCGAGTCGAGGCATGTTCCGCGGTAGCTACGATCTTCCTCGGCCAGAGCGAGATGCCGGCTTTCGTCAAGCCGTTCGTCCGCGAGATGACGGGCGCTGAGTTGTTCGCGGTCATGTCGAGCGGAATGGCTTCGGTGGCGGGTTCGGTGCTGGCCGGCTATGCGGGCCTCGGCGTCAACCTGGAGTATCTGCTGGCCGCGTCGTTCATGGCCATACCGGGCGGCCTGCTGTTCGCCAAGCTGATCTTCCCGACCACGGAGCCAAGCCGGGTGGTGCTGGAAGGGCTGCATTTCGACGAAAGGAAATCGGCCAACGTGATCGAGGCGGCGGCAGCAGGCGCCTCGATTGGCCTGAGAATCGCCATCAACGTCGGCGCCATGCTGATTGCGTTTATTGGCCTGATCGCGTTGCTGAATTCGACCGTCAGCGGAATCGCGGGTCTGTTCGGCCATCCGCAGATCACGCTGCAAAGCATCCTCGGCTGGGTGTTTGCACCGCTCGCGTGGTTGATTGGCGTACCGTGGCAGGACGCACCGCTCGCCGGCAACTTTATCGGTGAGAAGCTGATCCTCAACGAGTTCGTCGCGTACGTCGATCTGTCGCCGTACCTGAAGGGCGCCCAGTCGGTCGCGGCGGCCGGCTTGCAGGTGCTGGATCCGAAGACGCTTGCGATCGTGTCGTTTGCACTGTGTGGCTTTGCTAATTTTTCTTCGATCGCGATTCTCACGGGCGGTTTTAGTGCCGTTGCCGCGGAACGCCGTGCGGAAGTGGCGCGCTATGGATTGCGTGTCGTAGCGGCTGCTACGCTATCGAACCTGATGAGCGCCGCCATTGCGGGGATTTTCCTGTCGTTTCATTGA
- a CDS encoding DUF6496 domain-containing protein — translation MPEQKTIHRAHADKRAGKASSTQAGEFVKEEVDRVRAGKHGVKSAKQAIAIGLSKARRAGVDLKAPKKGTTSEATRKKAAKDNAAGQHKTAAKSTSTESKAKRARAATTALKRESGCGASSAAMSKQAKSSATRRPAASRSAAAKKAVATKGTAGRSAAAKKAAHTRAARSHH, via the coding sequence ATGCCTGAACAGAAAACCATCCACCGTGCCCACGCGGACAAGCGCGCCGGCAAAGCCTCGAGTACCCAGGCCGGGGAGTTCGTCAAGGAAGAGGTCGACCGCGTGCGCGCCGGCAAGCACGGCGTGAAATCGGCCAAGCAGGCCATCGCCATCGGTCTGTCGAAGGCGCGCCGTGCCGGCGTCGATCTGAAGGCGCCGAAGAAGGGTACGACCAGCGAAGCGACGCGTAAGAAGGCCGCCAAAGACAACGCGGCGGGCCAGCACAAGACCGCAGCCAAAAGCACCAGCACTGAATCCAAGGCAAAACGCGCGCGTGCCGCCACTACAGCGCTAAAGCGCGAGAGCGGATGCGGCGCGTCGAGTGCGGCGATGTCGAAACAGGCGAAGAGTTCGGCGACTCGCCGGCCCGCAGCGAGCCGTTCGGCGGCGGCGAAAAAGGCGGTCGCCACCAAGGGCACCGCGGGCCGTTCGGCCGCGGCGAAAAAAGCCGCTCATACGAGAGCGGCGCGCTCGCACCATTGA
- a CDS encoding cytidine deaminase, producing MTHEHLIDEARKARELAYAPYSRFLVGAALETNDGKIFHGCNVENASYGLCNCAERTAFFSAVAAGYRPGQFKRLAVIGQTDGPIAPCGACRQVMIELGSPKLEVVLSNLDGKVEVTSAAALLPGAFYLEPDGGASAA from the coding sequence GTGACACACGAACATCTGATTGACGAAGCCCGCAAAGCCCGCGAGCTTGCGTATGCGCCTTACTCGCGCTTCCTGGTCGGCGCTGCGCTTGAGACAAACGACGGCAAGATTTTTCACGGCTGCAATGTGGAGAACGCTTCGTATGGCCTGTGCAATTGCGCGGAACGTACGGCGTTTTTTAGCGCGGTGGCGGCAGGTTATCGTCCGGGGCAATTCAAAAGACTAGCTGTCATTGGACAAACCGATGGCCCGATTGCACCCTGTGGCGCTTGCCGTCAGGTGATGATCGAACTGGGCTCGCCCAAACTCGAAGTCGTACTGAGCAATCTGGATGGCAAGGTCGAAGTGACCAGCGCCGCCGCATTACTACCGGGCGCGTTCTATCTCGAACCTGACGGCGGCGCGTCTGCGGCTTAG
- a CDS encoding amidohydrolase family protein: MAAETLTGLSGKVVVTNIGLLLSGDIDQPILDADTLVIDDGVIVAVGKEKDCDLEGARTKVDCKGTAVAPGLIDSHVHPVFGDWTPRQNQMGWIESNLNGGVTTMISAGEVHLPGRPKDIIGVKALAITAQRSFEGMRGAGVGGGVKVLAGAPVIEKGMVEEDFKELSEAGVKLLGEVGLGSVKAGEEAGQMVAWARKYGIQSTIHTGGPSIPGSGLIDKDVVLAADADVIGHINGGHTSLSYRHVCDLCEQSTRALEIVHNGNERIALLTARHAIELKCPHRIILGTDSPAGSGVQPLGILRMIALISSLADVPAEIAFCFATGNTARQRNLRQGLIEVGRPADLVFMDRAQHTAGSTLLESVQLGDIPGVGMVMIDGLIRCRRSRNTPPATEVPVVV, translated from the coding sequence ATGGCAGCAGAGACGTTGACAGGATTGTCGGGGAAGGTTGTCGTAACGAACATCGGCCTGCTGTTATCGGGCGATATCGATCAGCCGATTCTCGATGCCGACACGCTGGTGATCGACGATGGCGTGATCGTCGCGGTTGGCAAGGAGAAAGACTGCGACCTCGAAGGCGCGCGCACGAAGGTCGATTGCAAAGGCACGGCGGTGGCGCCTGGCCTGATCGATTCGCACGTGCACCCCGTCTTCGGCGACTGGACGCCGCGCCAGAACCAGATGGGCTGGATCGAGTCGAACCTGAACGGCGGCGTGACGACCATGATCTCCGCCGGCGAAGTGCACTTGCCAGGGCGTCCTAAGGATATCATCGGCGTGAAGGCGCTGGCGATTACGGCGCAGCGCTCGTTCGAAGGCATGCGCGGCGCGGGCGTCGGCGGAGGCGTCAAGGTATTGGCCGGCGCGCCGGTGATCGAAAAGGGCATGGTCGAGGAAGACTTCAAGGAACTGTCGGAAGCGGGCGTAAAGCTGCTCGGCGAAGTCGGTCTCGGCAGTGTCAAGGCCGGCGAGGAAGCGGGCCAGATGGTCGCCTGGGCGCGCAAGTACGGGATTCAAAGCACGATTCACACGGGCGGCCCGTCGATCCCCGGCTCGGGTCTGATCGACAAGGACGTGGTGCTCGCGGCTGACGCCGACGTTATCGGTCACATCAATGGCGGCCACACGTCCTTGTCTTATCGTCACGTCTGCGACCTGTGCGAGCAATCCACACGCGCACTGGAAATCGTCCACAACGGCAATGAACGCATTGCATTGCTGACCGCGCGTCATGCGATCGAACTCAAATGTCCGCACCGCATCATTCTCGGCACCGATAGCCCGGCCGGCTCCGGCGTGCAACCGCTTGGCATTCTGCGGATGATCGCGCTGATCTCAAGCCTCGCCGACGTGCCGGCGGAAATCGCATTCTGCTTTGCAACCGGCAACACGGCGCGGCAGCGCAATCTGCGGCAAGGGCTGATCGAAGTGGGCCGCCCCGCGGATCTCGTGTTCATGGACCGCGCGCAGCATACGGCCGGCAGCACGTTGCTCGAGAGCGTACAGCTTGGCGACATTCCGGGCGTTGGCATGGTGATGATCGACGGCCTGATCCGTTGCCGGCGTAGCCGTAATACGCCGCCGGCGACCGAAGTGCCGGTGGTTGTCTGA
- a CDS encoding (2Fe-2S)-binding protein yields the protein MNLPENLTLRVNGATHVVSASADTPLLYLLRNDLALNGPKFGCGLGECGACTVLLDGMPTRSCVTTARVAEGREITTLEGLGTRAALHPVQQAFIDEQAAQCGYCLNGMIMTAKALLDRDPHPSDATIRRELSRNLCRCGTHVEILRAVHRAAELLAACRRGHEGLEGERA from the coding sequence ATGAACCTCCCCGAGAACCTCACGCTTAGGGTGAATGGGGCGACGCATGTCGTCAGTGCCAGCGCTGACACGCCGCTGCTCTATCTGCTGCGTAACGACCTGGCGCTGAACGGTCCGAAGTTCGGCTGCGGGCTGGGCGAGTGCGGCGCGTGCACGGTGCTGCTCGATGGCATGCCAACCCGCTCGTGCGTGACGACGGCGAGGGTTGCGGAAGGACGAGAGATCACCACGCTCGAAGGATTGGGCACGCGTGCGGCACTGCATCCGGTGCAGCAGGCGTTCATCGACGAACAGGCCGCACAGTGCGGCTATTGTCTCAACGGCATGATCATGACCGCGAAAGCTCTGCTCGACCGCGATCCTCATCCCAGCGACGCCACCATCCGGCGCGAGTTGTCACGCAACCTGTGCCGCTGCGGTACGCATGTCGAGATTCTGCGTGCAGTGCATCGTGCCGCCGAATTGCTGGCAGCATGCCGTCGCGGGCATGAAGGGCTTGAAGGAGAGCGCGCATGA
- the deoA gene encoding thymidine phosphorylase, giving the protein MSLTQEIIRKKRDRQPLSRDEIGEFVRGVVDGSVANEQVAAFAMAVYFNDMSVDERVALTLAQRDSGQVLSWDAFDLPGPLIDKHSTGGVGDLTSLLLGPMVAACAGFVPMISGRGLGHTGGTLDKLAAIPGYNLVPEARTFQRIVREVGVAIIGQTAQLAPADKRIYAIRDVTATVESIAMITASILSKKLAAGLEGLTMDIKVGSGAFMPTYEQSLELARSIVEVGNGAGMKTTAVLTDMNQPLAPCAGNALEVRCAIDYLTGHRRPARLHEVTLALAAQMLVLGGLASDTAQACAKLNAVLDSGAAAERFARMVRALGGPADLIGAPERHLGQAAVIVPVTAPRAGYVAHIDCRALGLAVVGLGGGRRRPDDAINYQVGLTDVVELGQYVEAGVPLALIHASDLPAAEQAARDILTACTLAETASPVPATVYELIS; this is encoded by the coding sequence ATGTCGTTGACGCAGGAAATCATTCGCAAGAAACGCGACCGGCAGCCGCTGAGCCGTGATGAGATCGGCGAATTCGTACGGGGTGTGGTCGACGGCAGCGTCGCGAACGAGCAGGTCGCCGCGTTCGCGATGGCGGTGTATTTCAACGACATGAGCGTGGACGAACGCGTTGCGCTGACGCTGGCGCAACGCGACTCGGGCCAGGTGCTGTCCTGGGATGCGTTCGATCTGCCGGGCCCGTTGATCGACAAGCATTCGACGGGCGGCGTCGGCGATCTGACTTCGCTGTTGCTCGGCCCGATGGTGGCTGCCTGCGCCGGTTTCGTGCCGATGATCTCCGGGCGCGGTCTCGGCCATACCGGCGGGACGCTCGACAAGCTCGCGGCCATTCCCGGCTATAACCTGGTTCCTGAGGCGCGGACGTTTCAGCGGATCGTGCGGGAAGTCGGCGTGGCGATCATCGGTCAGACGGCGCAGCTCGCGCCTGCCGACAAACGGATCTATGCGATCCGCGACGTAACGGCGACCGTCGAATCGATCGCGATGATTACGGCGTCCATCCTGTCGAAAAAGCTTGCGGCAGGGCTCGAAGGGCTGACGATGGACATCAAGGTCGGCTCCGGCGCTTTCATGCCGACCTACGAGCAATCACTGGAACTGGCGCGCAGCATCGTCGAGGTCGGCAACGGTGCAGGCATGAAGACGACCGCCGTGCTCACCGATATGAACCAGCCGCTGGCCCCTTGCGCCGGCAACGCGCTGGAAGTGCGCTGTGCGATCGATTATCTGACCGGGCATCGTCGTCCTGCGCGCTTGCATGAGGTCACGCTGGCCTTGGCCGCGCAGATGCTCGTACTGGGTGGCCTCGCCAGCGATACCGCGCAAGCCTGTGCAAAGTTGAACGCGGTGCTCGATTCCGGCGCCGCGGCGGAGCGCTTCGCGCGGATGGTGCGAGCGTTGGGCGGGCCCGCTGATCTTATCGGTGCGCCCGAGCGTCATCTGGGGCAGGCGGCGGTGATCGTGCCGGTTACTGCACCTCGTGCAGGGTATGTGGCACACATCGATTGCCGCGCGCTGGGACTGGCGGTAGTCGGGCTCGGTGGAGGCCGGCGCCGCCCTGATGATGCGATCAACTACCAGGTCGGTTTGACAGACGTCGTTGAACTCGGACAATACGTCGAAGCGGGAGTGCCGTTGGCACTTATTCATGCCAGCGATCTTCCTGCCGCCGAACAGGCGGCCCGTGACATCCTGACAGCGTGCACGCTCGCCGAGACCGCTTCGCCCGTTCCGGCCACCGTGTACGAACTGATCAGCTGA
- a CDS encoding ABC transporter substrate-binding protein translates to MTTRAGWISRLTVSLTLSLTALGAVAQETIKIGEINSYKAQPAFLGPYKNGWNLALDEVNASGGVLGKKLEVVSRDDNANPGDTVRVAQELVTGEGVQVLFGGFLSNTGLALADYAKQRHVFFLAAEPLTDKIVWADGNKYTYRLRPSTYMQVAMLVPEALKLHKKRWALVYPNYEYGQSAVATFKKLMQAAQPDIEFVSDQASPLGNLDAGAVTQAIADAKPDAIFNVLFGADLGKFVRQGNTTGLFKDRSVVSLLTGEPDYLDPLGAEAPTGWIVTGYPWYSIDTAANKKFVDAYQAKYHDYPRLGSVVGYSALMSLADGLKKAGSTDPDKLAAAFKGLSVDTPFGPVSYRAQDNQSTMGAFVGVTGVKDGKGVMTSFHYIDGASVQPSDAEVKKLRPAD, encoded by the coding sequence ATGACCACACGCGCAGGATGGATCTCTCGTCTGACTGTTTCGTTGACGCTCTCGCTGACGGCGCTTGGGGCCGTGGCTCAGGAGACGATCAAGATCGGCGAAATCAACAGTTATAAGGCCCAACCGGCCTTTCTCGGCCCTTACAAGAACGGCTGGAATCTCGCGCTCGACGAGGTGAACGCTTCGGGTGGCGTGCTCGGCAAGAAACTCGAAGTCGTCTCGCGCGACGACAACGCCAACCCTGGCGATACGGTACGCGTCGCGCAGGAGCTGGTGACGGGCGAAGGCGTGCAGGTGCTGTTCGGCGGCTTCCTGTCGAATACCGGCCTCGCGCTGGCCGACTACGCGAAGCAGCGGCATGTTTTCTTCCTCGCGGCCGAACCGTTGACCGACAAGATCGTCTGGGCCGACGGCAACAAATATACATACCGTCTGCGTCCTTCCACCTATATGCAGGTCGCGATGCTGGTGCCGGAAGCGCTCAAGCTGCATAAAAAGCGCTGGGCGCTGGTGTATCCGAACTACGAGTACGGTCAGTCGGCGGTGGCGACCTTCAAGAAGCTGATGCAGGCTGCCCAACCCGATATCGAGTTCGTGTCCGATCAGGCGAGCCCGCTAGGCAATCTCGACGCTGGTGCGGTGACCCAGGCCATCGCCGATGCGAAACCCGATGCGATCTTTAACGTGCTGTTTGGCGCTGACCTCGGCAAATTCGTCCGTCAGGGCAATACGACGGGATTGTTCAAGGACCGCAGCGTGGTTTCGCTGCTGACGGGCGAGCCGGATTACCTGGATCCGCTTGGCGCCGAAGCGCCGACCGGCTGGATCGTGACCGGTTACCCGTGGTACTCGATCGATACGGCTGCGAACAAGAAGTTTGTCGATGCGTATCAGGCGAAGTATCACGACTATCCGCGCCTCGGTTCGGTGGTCGGATATTCCGCGTTGATGTCGCTTGCGGATGGGCTGAAGAAAGCCGGTTCTACGGATCCTGACAAGCTGGCCGCTGCATTCAAGGGCTTGAGCGTCGACACGCCGTTTGGTCCGGTGTCGTATCGCGCGCAGGACAACCAGTCGACCATGGGTGCTTTTGTCGGCGTGACGGGCGTGAAGGACGGCAAGGGCGTAATGACGTCGTTCCACTATATCGACGGCGCGAGCGTGCAGCCTTCGGACGCCGAAGTGAAAAAACTGCGTCCGGCTGATTGA